A window of Bacillus rossius redtenbacheri isolate Brsri chromosome 4 unlocalized genomic scaffold, Brsri_v3 Brsri_v3_scf4_1, whole genome shotgun sequence contains these coding sequences:
- the LOC134541549 gene encoding uncharacterized protein LOC134541549 — protein MVTEDIAEVNIDNGEIDPDYEPIEEKSSSEDDVSVNVPRQRKAGLGEKEDNTQTIEAEVKKCRFSRARKREKCVNRNRGVSYTTLSGKVVKARVMKPLRDCRAECRKRLPEDIRESIFKEYWSLGSRDRRVAYVASLVDTMETKTSRKRAYNPDKEKFRMVTHTFHFKINGKREKVCRGCFMNTLDETQMFVTLAITNRSTSTSGITQQDNRGKTSPGNAISDERLDEVRRHIQSFPSYESHYTRRTNNKKYLPSFLDLNTMFSFYKESTSNPVGRTVYTREFKSLGLAFKAPKVDTCHRCDTLQMKVKLASGAEEEYIKQEISVHHAEADKAYLQKDLDKKTAKDDPSKRYPFHSA, from the exons ATGGTTACTGAAGACATTGCAGAAGTAAATATTGATAATGGAGAAATTGATCCAGATTATGAACCGATAGAAGAGAAAAGCTCAAGTGAAGATGATGTTTCCGTTAATGTTCCTCGCCAGAGGAAGGCTGGTCTCGGAGAAAAAGAAGACAATACACAAACAATTGAAGCTGAAGTGAAAAAATGTAGGTTTTCAAGAGCAAGAAAAAGAGAAAAGTGTGTAAACCGTAACAGAGGGGTGTCATACACAACTTTAAGCGGTAAAGTTGTCAAAGCTAGAGTAATGAAACCTCTTAGAGACTGTCGAGCAGAATGTAGAAAGAGACTTCCTGAAGACATaagagaaagtatttttaaagaatattggtcTCTTGGTAGTAGAGACAGGAGAGTAGCATATGTTGCCAGCCTTGTTGATACTATGGAAaccaaaacatcaagaaaaagAGCTTACAATCCTGATAAAGAGAAATTTAGAATGGTTACACATACGTTTCATTTTAAGATAAATGGGAAAAGAGAAAAAGTTTGTAGGGGATGTTTTATGAACACATTAGATGAGACACAAATGTTTGTAACTCTTGCAATCACCAACAGAAGTACCTCTACATCTGGTATCACACAGCAGGACAACAGGGGAAAAACATCACCTGGTAATGCAATTTCTGATGAACGACTGGATGAGGTTCGAAGGCATATACAATCATTCCCTTCTTACGAATCTCATTACACGCGAAGAACAAACAACAAGAAGTATCTTCCTTCTTTTCTGGATTTGAATACTATGTTCTCATTTTACAAAGAATCAACTTCTAATCCTGTGGGGCGTACTGTATATACTAGGGAGTTTAAGTCCTTGGGACTAGCCTTTAAAGCACCAAAAGTAGACACTTGTCATAGGTGTGACACATTACAAATGAAAGTGAAGCTAGCGAGTGGTGCAGAAGAAGAATATATAAAACAGGAAATATCTGTGCATCATGCAGAAGCTGATAAAGCATACCTACAGAAAGATCTCGACAAgaaaactgctaaagatgatcCTAGCAAAAG ATATCCATTTCACTCCGCCTAA
- the LOC134541594 gene encoding uncharacterized protein LOC134541594: MEVVSRNDVKRKSISETSDLIERTNKSCKRDVRLSNSLGEDMSGDGRGRVADQQRGSGYVPGGSARYPDTCSGPFIVVVESLDSNIGNLHPISLGKRLHPNRYILQIQQAGPKRLKMYFSTATAANQFLDSDTPGKMNLRASIPMGLTRKQGIIYGVPLDVSMEEVLDGYESATHKLLHAERLTKHIQRDGQDLRVPIKLLSLTFEGQTLPPYISIFKEIYKVTPKVQSVTMCYQCHRFGHTAKNCRSTTPRCATCLLVHGQACPTVGTPQCVNCRGPHSALNKKLCPMWEREREIKRLMAYHNLSYADATKKLPPSPCVPEQQVHYPIIGFPVLQPHLPHTVSTYNSTPAEVPAPQPTFAHVTQSTMRRKTVPTRPDGYTTCYKAIPPVIPLDSHTNGDIRQYYAQFRPEVPDITIGPVHNPHAGEHNLEQPPSTPTGTEHTVPNEKVQNIVDMIEGLVSTAKTDHTFAVNKDTLMEVLLRILNL, from the coding sequence ATGGAGGTAGTGTCGCGCAATGATGTAAAGCGGAAAAGCATAAGTGAAACCAGTGATCTGATTGAACGAACAAACAAATCATGCAAGCGTGACGTCCGTTTAAGTAATTCCTTGGGCGAAGACATGTCCGGCGACGGACGAGGCCGGGTGGCCGATCAACAACGTGGAAGTGGGTATGTACCAGGTGGGAGCGCACGTTACCCTGATACCTGTAGCGGTCCTTTCATTGTAGTAGTGGAATCCCTTGATAGTAATATTGGAAACTTGCACCCGATTTCTTTAGGTAAAAGATTGCACCCTAATCGTTATATATTGCAAATCCAACAAGCAGGTCCAAAACGGCTGAAAATGTACTTTAGTACGGCGACAGCTGCCAATCAATTTCTGGACTCTGATACTCCAGGCAAGATGAACCTGCGAGCGAGCATCCCCATGGGTCTGACGAGGAAACAGGGTATCATATATGGTGTTCCTTTGGATGTTAGTATGGAAGAGGTCCTCGACGGATATGAAAGCGCTACCCATAAACTCCTGCATGCGGAACGTCTCACCAAGCATATCCAACGCGATGGGCAGGATCTTCGGGTACCCATCAAGCTCCTCAGTCTCACCTTTGAAGGGCAAACGCTGCCTCcatatattagtatttttaaagaaatatacaaAGTGACCCCTAAAGTCCAGAGCGTTACCATGTGTTATCAGTGCCACCGATTTGGTCACACTGCCAAAAACTGTCGTTCCACGACGCCTCGGTGTGCTACCTGCCTTCTTGTCCATGGACAGGCCTGCCCGACAGTTGGTACACCACAATGTGTTAACTGCCGGGGACCACACTCGGCACTCAATAAAAAGCTCTGCCCCATGTGGGAACGTGAACGTGAAATCAAACGGCTAATGGCTTATCATAATCTTTCGTATGCAGATGCGACAAAGAAGTTACCACCCAGTCCGTGTGTACCGGAACAACAGGTCCATTATCCTATAATAGGGTTCCCTGTTCTGCAACCCCATCTCCCACATACAGTTTCCACCTACAACAGTACACCTGCAGAGGTTCCCGCACCACAGCCGACGTTTGCTCACGTGACCCAAAGCACCATGCGACGTAAGACTGTGCCTACACGGCCCGATGGCTATACCACTTGTTACAAGGCGATCCCACCCGTCATTCCGCTGGACTCCCACACAAATGGCGACATTCGCCAATATTACGCGCAGTTCCGTCCTGAAGTGCCAGACATCACTATCGGACCAGTACACAATCCACACGCAGGTGAACACAACCTTGAACAACCGCCATCTACCCCTACAGGCACCGAGCACACTGTTCCTAATGAGAAAGTCCAGAATATCGTCGATATGATTGAGGGCTTGGTCAGCACTGCAAAGACAGATCATACGTTCGCCGTCAACAAGGATACCTTGATGGAGGTTCTCCTCCGCATTTTGAACCTATAA